One stretch of Rathayibacter festucae DSM 15932 DNA includes these proteins:
- a CDS encoding LssY C-terminal domain-containing protein, with protein MSSDTERAGTDQDRPATDGHSAPAPAPAIRRRSFPIPALLDQAFFVLGGVAATLLAVVLVTDGVRSGWAQIGFYVAVWVLVAYLVLPRLHRILTRLYVPDYFIGRARTSDGLLGDPVNLAFQGSDAQLVHAMTSSGWTRADEVTVRSSRRIITATLTRRSYHRAPVSPLFVFGRQQDVAFQQEVAGNPGKRHHVRFWRCPENWFLPGGFPVEWVAAGTFDRSVGLSLFTLQVTHKISPDTDQERDHIVASLREHHPEVTVDVIQDFSTGYHSRNGGGDSIVTDGDLPVVDLRAIPLPSGAAERDAIAPVAATELAGALGTSSATVLRRPVTTHVGALMLVARGLAYALQAVLLLAGAASLDDLTWLDGGTATAGGSTLDEASTRPIAAALLGAATLLWLLLGALVLRGSGTARLLALSSSLLSTITAFAAVLQGGAAISLQTNLGSVAFDILVLLALSSRSSRDYAAAKSRLRADRRAESRSRRAARGRTG; from the coding sequence GTGAGCAGCGACACCGAGCGGGCCGGCACCGACCAGGACCGTCCCGCCACGGACGGACACTCCGCCCCCGCCCCCGCACCGGCGATCCGCCGCCGCAGCTTCCCGATCCCCGCGCTGCTCGACCAGGCCTTCTTCGTCCTCGGCGGCGTGGCCGCGACCCTCCTCGCCGTCGTCCTCGTCACCGACGGCGTCCGCTCCGGCTGGGCGCAGATCGGCTTCTACGTCGCCGTCTGGGTCCTGGTCGCCTACCTCGTGCTGCCGCGGCTGCACCGGATCCTCACCCGGCTCTACGTGCCCGACTACTTCATCGGCCGCGCGCGCACCAGCGACGGCCTGCTCGGCGACCCGGTCAACCTCGCCTTCCAGGGCAGCGACGCGCAGCTCGTCCACGCGATGACCTCCTCCGGCTGGACCCGCGCCGACGAGGTCACGGTGCGCAGCAGCCGGCGGATCATCACCGCCACGCTCACCCGCCGCAGCTACCACCGCGCCCCCGTCTCGCCGCTCTTCGTGTTCGGGCGGCAGCAGGACGTCGCGTTCCAGCAGGAGGTCGCCGGCAACCCGGGCAAGCGCCACCACGTGCGCTTCTGGCGCTGCCCCGAGAACTGGTTCCTGCCCGGCGGATTCCCCGTCGAGTGGGTCGCCGCCGGCACCTTCGACCGCAGCGTCGGACTGTCGCTCTTCACCCTCCAGGTCACGCACAAGATCTCCCCCGACACCGACCAGGAGCGCGACCACATCGTGGCGAGCCTCCGCGAGCACCACCCCGAGGTGACGGTCGACGTCATCCAGGACTTCTCCACGGGCTACCACTCCCGGAACGGCGGCGGCGACTCCATCGTCACCGACGGCGATCTGCCGGTCGTCGACCTCCGCGCGATCCCCCTGCCGTCCGGGGCCGCCGAGCGCGACGCGATCGCCCCCGTCGCCGCCACCGAGCTGGCCGGTGCGCTCGGCACCTCGTCCGCGACGGTCCTCCGCCGGCCCGTCACCACGCACGTCGGCGCCCTGATGCTCGTCGCCCGCGGTCTCGCGTACGCGCTCCAGGCCGTGCTGCTGCTCGCCGGCGCCGCCTCGCTCGACGACCTGACCTGGCTCGACGGCGGCACCGCCACCGCGGGCGGCTCCACGCTCGACGAGGCCTCGACGCGGCCGATCGCCGCAGCCCTCCTCGGGGCGGCGACGCTGCTCTGGCTGCTCCTCGGCGCGCTCGTGCTCCGCGGCTCCGGGACGGCCCGCCTGCTCGCCCTCTCCTCCAGCCTGCTCAGCACGATCACCGCCTTCGCCGCGGTGCTCCAGGGCGGCGCGGCGATCAGCCTGCAGACCAACCTCGGCAGCGTCGCCTTCGACATCCTCGTGCTGCTCGCCCTCTCGAGCCGCAGCTCCCGCGACTACGCGGCCGCGAAGAGCCGGCTCCGCGCCGACCGCCGCGCCGAGAGCAGGTCGAGACGGGCCGCACGCGGCCGGACGGGCTAG
- a CDS encoding DUF2207 family protein, giving the protein MMRTLRRLLSAITPRGRGSGARGSGLSAGAAGMLLAAALAGAPTAAAGPLPAGRGGEPVAAAAVGAAAIGGPARGVDDFRFSRYAVDYDLGRDAEGRSTLTTVETFVAEFPEDQNRGMQRAIPLQYQGYPTGVDLMSVTDETGRARPVDTETEDGILLVTSAADGFVSGSQTYVFTYTQHDVTLPGSGTRSGEDEFYWDANGTQWRQPFDRYDVRIRLTGGLAEAATGTASCYRGAAGSTDGCSIGRDGAVVTASGTDLAAYENVTVAVGFAPGTFTPRDDGYFASGWAWVQLASMLVLLGVLVAAIRRRATVLRDAPGRPTVIAEYEPPAQGLFLAAALRGRSSRAPAAALLDAAVRGLVRVEEKDSGRKPGFLLRVLDPATAAPRRAGRPRVVPPVDREFFDIAFGASPAPGAVRDLSGKDKEFGKAVSSFQTVMSARVVEEGLRRSGTVRGSVLLVVLAVVAVVGVVLSGALLLGAALGGALPIVLLLSALVVGALVCVLLAKVPLTAAGAELRDHLKGLELYLRLAEADRFAMLQSPRGADRRSVGPVEVVEVTERLLPWAVLLGLEKEWSAALATAYEQTGESPVWYSGSTGFHAAAFAGSISSFSSSASSFVGSSSSSSSGGAGGGGSSGGGGGGGGGGGV; this is encoded by the coding sequence ATGATGAGGACGCTCCGCCGGCTCCTGTCCGCGATCACGCCGAGGGGGCGGGGCTCCGGAGCGCGCGGATCCGGGCTGTCCGCGGGAGCGGCGGGGATGCTGCTCGCGGCCGCGCTGGCGGGGGCGCCCACGGCGGCGGCGGGGCCCCTGCCCGCGGGCCGCGGGGGCGAGCCGGTCGCCGCCGCTGCTGTCGGCGCCGCCGCCATCGGCGGACCAGCACGCGGCGTCGACGACTTCCGCTTCTCCCGCTACGCCGTCGACTACGACCTCGGCCGCGACGCCGAGGGGCGCTCGACGCTGACGACGGTCGAGACGTTCGTCGCCGAGTTCCCCGAGGACCAGAACCGCGGGATGCAGCGGGCGATCCCGCTCCAGTACCAGGGCTACCCGACCGGCGTGGACCTGATGTCGGTGACGGACGAGACGGGGCGGGCCCGGCCCGTCGACACCGAGACCGAGGACGGGATCCTCCTCGTGACGAGCGCCGCGGACGGCTTCGTCAGCGGCAGCCAGACCTACGTCTTCACCTACACCCAGCACGACGTGACGCTGCCCGGCTCCGGCACGAGGAGCGGCGAGGACGAGTTCTACTGGGACGCGAACGGCACGCAGTGGCGGCAGCCCTTCGACCGCTACGACGTCCGCATCCGGCTCACCGGCGGCCTGGCCGAGGCGGCGACCGGGACCGCGTCCTGCTACCGCGGCGCGGCCGGCTCCACCGACGGCTGCTCGATCGGCCGCGACGGCGCCGTGGTGACCGCGAGCGGGACCGACCTGGCGGCGTACGAGAACGTGACGGTCGCGGTCGGCTTCGCGCCGGGGACCTTCACGCCGCGCGACGACGGCTACTTCGCCTCGGGCTGGGCCTGGGTGCAGCTGGCGTCGATGCTCGTGCTGCTCGGCGTGCTCGTCGCGGCGATCCGACGGCGTGCCACGGTGCTGCGCGATGCGCCGGGGCGCCCGACGGTGATCGCCGAGTACGAGCCGCCCGCGCAGGGGCTCTTCCTCGCGGCGGCGCTGCGCGGGCGGTCCTCGCGCGCTCCGGCCGCGGCGCTGCTCGACGCGGCGGTCCGCGGGCTGGTCCGGGTCGAGGAGAAGGACTCGGGGAGGAAGCCCGGCTTCCTCCTCCGCGTGCTCGATCCGGCGACGGCCGCGCCGCGACGGGCCGGGCGACCGCGGGTCGTCCCTCCCGTCGACCGGGAGTTCTTCGACATCGCGTTCGGGGCCTCGCCCGCGCCGGGCGCCGTCCGCGATCTGAGCGGGAAGGACAAGGAGTTCGGGAAGGCGGTGTCGTCCTTCCAGACGGTGATGTCCGCGCGGGTCGTGGAGGAGGGACTGCGGCGCTCCGGGACGGTGCGCGGCTCCGTGCTCCTGGTCGTGCTCGCGGTGGTCGCCGTCGTCGGCGTCGTGCTGTCCGGGGCGCTCCTGCTCGGGGCGGCGCTCGGCGGGGCGCTGCCGATCGTGCTGCTCCTCTCGGCGCTCGTCGTGGGGGCGCTGGTCTGCGTCCTGCTCGCGAAGGTGCCGCTGACCGCGGCCGGCGCGGAGCTGCGCGACCACCTGAAGGGTCTCGAGCTGTACCTGCGGCTGGCGGAGGCGGACCGGTTCGCGATGCTGCAGTCGCCCCGCGGTGCCGACCGGCGCAGCGTCGGTCCGGTCGAGGTCGTCGAGGTGACCGAGCGGCTGCTGCCGTGGGCGGTGCTCCTCGGGCTGGAGAAGGAGTGGTCGGCAGCACTCGCGACCGCCTACGAGCAGACGGGCGAGAGCCCGGTCTGGTACTCGGGGTCGACGGGGTTCCACGCCGCGGCGTTCGCGGGGAGCATCTCCTCGTTCTCCTCGTCCGCGTCGAGCTTCGTCGGCTCCTCGTCGAGCTCGTCGAGCGGCGGCGCGGGTGGTGGCGGCAGCTCCGGCGGTGGCGGGGGCGGCGGCGGAGGCGGCGGGGTCTAG
- a CDS encoding amino-acid N-acetyltransferase, giving the protein MADWKYPVRRARTSDVPFIQELSEPLVNERILLGKDRVVLYGAVQEFRIAESGDGTAIGCGALHVMWDDIAEVRTLAVAKDWLGRGVGHHILERLENDARELGLKRLFCLTFEVGFFERHGYAPIGEKVVDPEVYAELLRSPDEGVAEFLDLARVKPNTLGNTRMLKTL; this is encoded by the coding sequence ATGGCCGATTGGAAGTACCCGGTGCGCCGCGCGCGCACGAGCGACGTCCCCTTCATCCAGGAGCTCAGCGAGCCGCTCGTCAACGAGCGCATCCTCCTCGGCAAGGACCGTGTGGTGCTCTACGGCGCCGTGCAGGAGTTCCGCATCGCCGAGTCCGGTGACGGCACCGCCATCGGCTGCGGCGCGCTGCACGTGATGTGGGACGACATCGCGGAGGTGCGCACCCTCGCCGTCGCGAAGGACTGGCTCGGCCGGGGCGTGGGCCACCACATCCTGGAGCGCCTGGAGAACGACGCGCGCGAGCTCGGGCTGAAGCGCCTGTTCTGCCTGACCTTCGAGGTCGGCTTCTTCGAGCGCCACGGCTACGCGCCGATCGGCGAGAAGGTCGTCGACCCCGAGGTGTACGCCGAGCTGCTGCGCTCGCCCGACGAGGGCGTCGCCGAGTTCCTCGACCTCGCCCGGGTGAAGCCGAACACGCTCGGCAACACCCGCATGCTCAAGACGCTCTGA
- a CDS encoding ATP-dependent Clp protease ATP-binding subunit, which translates to MFERFTDRARRVVVLAQEEAKMLNHNYIGTEHILLGLIHEGEGVAAKALESLGISLDAVREQVQDIIGQGQQQPTGHIPFTPRAKKVLELSLREALQLGHNYIGTEHILLGLIREGEGVAAQVLVKLGADLNRVRQQVIQLLSGYQGKEQVAVGGEQQQPQGGSQILDQFGRNLTQAARDNKLDPVIGREKEIERVMQILSRRSKNNPVLIGEPGVGKTAVVEGLAQAIVRGDVPETLKDKQLYTLDLGSLIAGSRYRGDFEERLKKVTKEIRTRGDIITFIDEIHTLVGAGAAEGAIDAASILKPLLARGELQTIGATTLDEYRKHFEKDAALERRFQPIQVAEPSLPHTINILKGLRDRYEAHHKVSITDGAIVSAANLADRYISDRFLPDKAIDLIDEAGARLRLSILSAPPELREFDDKIAVVRTAKEAAIEDQDFEKAASLRDEEKQLLGERLRLEKKWKSGDVKATGVVDEGLIAEVLAQATGIPVFKLTEEESSRLVFMEKALHQRVIGQEEAIAALSRTIRRTRAGLKDPKRPSGSFIFAGPTGVGKTELAKALAEFLFDDENAMISLDMSEYGEKHTVSRLFGAPPGFVGFEEGGQLTEKVRRKPFSVVLFDEIEKAHPDIFNSLLQILEEGRLTDGQGRVVDFKNTVIIMTTNLGARDIAGGPVGFQIEGENATGYDRMRGKVNEELKKHFKPEFLNRVDDVIVFPQLSKPELLQIVDLFIGRLGDRLLDRDMTVELTQSAKERLIEVGFDPALGARPLRRAIQREIEDQLSEQILHGQLGAGDHVHVDFAEGKFVFTTTPRLISISAGATAGAATAGPATPDLMA; encoded by the coding sequence ATGTTCGAGAGATTCACCGATCGCGCACGGCGCGTCGTCGTCCTGGCCCAAGAAGAGGCCAAGATGCTCAATCACAACTACATCGGGACCGAGCACATCCTGCTCGGCCTGATCCACGAGGGCGAGGGAGTGGCCGCCAAGGCTCTCGAGTCCCTCGGCATCTCGCTCGACGCGGTGCGCGAGCAGGTCCAGGACATCATCGGCCAGGGGCAGCAGCAGCCCACCGGCCACATCCCCTTCACGCCGCGTGCGAAGAAGGTCCTCGAGCTGTCCCTGCGCGAAGCGCTGCAGCTCGGCCACAACTACATCGGGACCGAGCACATCCTGCTCGGCCTCATCCGCGAGGGCGAGGGCGTCGCCGCACAGGTGCTCGTCAAGCTGGGCGCCGACCTCAACCGGGTGCGCCAGCAGGTCATCCAGCTCCTCTCGGGCTACCAGGGCAAGGAGCAGGTCGCCGTGGGCGGTGAGCAGCAGCAGCCTCAGGGCGGCTCGCAGATCCTCGACCAGTTCGGACGCAACCTCACGCAGGCGGCGCGCGACAACAAGCTCGACCCGGTCATCGGGCGCGAGAAGGAGATCGAGCGGGTCATGCAGATCCTCTCCCGCCGCTCCAAGAACAACCCCGTCCTGATCGGCGAGCCCGGCGTCGGCAAGACCGCCGTCGTCGAGGGCCTCGCCCAGGCGATCGTGCGCGGCGACGTGCCCGAGACGCTCAAGGACAAGCAGCTCTACACGCTCGACCTCGGCTCGCTCATCGCCGGCTCCCGCTACCGCGGTGACTTCGAGGAGCGCCTCAAGAAGGTGACGAAGGAGATCCGCACCCGCGGCGACATCATCACCTTCATCGACGAGATCCACACCCTCGTCGGCGCAGGGGCCGCGGAGGGCGCGATCGACGCCGCCTCGATCCTCAAGCCGCTGCTCGCCCGCGGCGAGCTGCAGACCATCGGCGCGACCACGCTCGACGAGTACCGCAAGCACTTCGAGAAGGACGCCGCGCTCGAGCGCCGCTTCCAGCCGATCCAGGTCGCGGAGCCGTCGCTGCCCCACACCATCAACATCCTCAAGGGCCTGCGCGACCGCTACGAGGCGCACCACAAGGTGTCCATCACCGACGGTGCCATCGTCTCGGCCGCCAACCTCGCGGACCGCTACATCAGCGACCGCTTCCTCCCCGACAAGGCCATCGACCTGATCGACGAGGCCGGCGCCCGCCTGCGCCTCTCGATCCTCTCGGCCCCGCCGGAGCTGCGCGAGTTCGACGACAAGATCGCCGTCGTCCGCACCGCGAAGGAGGCCGCGATCGAGGACCAGGACTTCGAGAAGGCCGCGTCGCTCCGCGACGAGGAGAAGCAGCTGCTCGGTGAGCGCCTGCGCCTGGAGAAGAAGTGGAAGTCGGGCGACGTCAAGGCGACCGGTGTCGTCGACGAGGGCCTGATCGCCGAGGTCCTCGCCCAGGCGACCGGCATCCCGGTCTTCAAGCTGACCGAGGAGGAGTCCTCGCGGCTCGTCTTCATGGAGAAGGCGCTGCACCAGCGCGTCATCGGCCAGGAGGAGGCCATCGCGGCCCTCTCGCGGACCATCCGCCGCACCCGCGCCGGCCTCAAGGACCCCAAGCGCCCCTCGGGATCGTTCATCTTCGCCGGCCCCACCGGCGTCGGAAAGACCGAGCTCGCCAAGGCGCTCGCCGAGTTCCTCTTCGACGACGAGAACGCGATGATCTCGCTCGACATGTCGGAGTACGGCGAGAAGCACACCGTCTCGCGGCTGTTCGGCGCCCCTCCCGGGTTCGTCGGCTTCGAGGAGGGCGGCCAGCTCACCGAGAAGGTCCGCCGCAAGCCCTTCAGCGTGGTCCTCTTCGACGAGATCGAGAAGGCCCACCCCGACATCTTCAACTCGCTCCTCCAGATCCTCGAGGAGGGTCGTCTGACCGACGGCCAGGGGCGCGTCGTCGACTTCAAGAACACCGTCATCATCATGACCACCAACCTCGGTGCGCGTGACATCGCCGGTGGTCCCGTCGGGTTCCAGATCGAGGGCGAGAACGCCACCGGCTACGACCGCATGCGCGGCAAGGTCAACGAGGAGCTGAAGAAGCACTTCAAGCCCGAGTTCCTCAACCGCGTGGACGACGTCATCGTCTTCCCGCAGCTGTCGAAGCCCGAGCTGCTCCAGATCGTCGACCTGTTCATCGGCCGCCTCGGCGACCGCCTGCTGGACCGCGACATGACGGTGGAGCTGACGCAGTCGGCCAAGGAGCGGCTGATCGAGGTCGGGTTCGACCCGGCCCTCGGCGCCCGCCCGCTGCGCCGCGCGATCCAGCGCGAGATCGAGGACCAGCTGTCCGAGCAGATCCTGCACGGCCAGCTCGGTGCCGGAGACCACGTGCACGTGGACTTCGCGGAGGGCAAGTTCGTCTTCACGACGACGCCGCGCCTGATCTCGATCAGCGCCGGTGCGACGGCGGGAGCGGCGACCGCCGGCCCGGCGACGCCCGATCTGATGGCGTAG
- a CDS encoding LPXTG cell wall anchor domain-containing protein: protein MTRLAPPFARGTVAATAAALGLALLAATPASAAEVEGEEIFEYNGGGITVDAGPEYAGYDVFVQSQIPRTVEGYEGGGVWNIRKASLDAEGTARVVNFAGPTNLYFFSPSAVQPGLELPEPDATAAIYRGGEIEYDVDPEAGTAVVDGTVPTVVAPALADLQTYGTPLTLATVQPSSYTVDEAFDLTFSELYWAAPGDLDGQSTSTVVYSEPTTIGTSTIAGGSVTTTIGAEYTTDPHTVALLDGYGRVLSAATLDGGAAAPEAEPTATPTATPTPVAVAPVSNSGSKPGAKPGAHLAETGVEAGSIALLASGLLAAGLGGLVLARRRRASA, encoded by the coding sequence ATGACACGACTCGCACCACCCTTCGCCCGCGGCACCGTCGCCGCCACCGCCGCCGCACTCGGCCTCGCGCTGCTGGCGGCGACGCCCGCCTCGGCCGCCGAGGTCGAGGGCGAGGAGATCTTCGAGTACAACGGAGGCGGGATCACCGTCGACGCAGGTCCCGAGTACGCCGGCTACGACGTGTTCGTGCAGTCGCAGATCCCGCGCACCGTCGAGGGCTACGAGGGCGGAGGGGTCTGGAACATCCGCAAGGCGTCGCTCGACGCCGAGGGCACCGCCCGCGTCGTCAACTTCGCCGGGCCGACGAACCTCTACTTCTTCAGCCCGAGTGCCGTGCAGCCCGGACTCGAGCTGCCCGAGCCCGACGCGACGGCGGCCATCTACCGCGGCGGCGAGATCGAGTACGACGTCGACCCCGAGGCCGGCACCGCCGTCGTCGACGGGACCGTCCCGACGGTCGTGGCGCCCGCGCTGGCCGACCTGCAGACGTACGGCACCCCGCTCACGCTCGCGACCGTCCAGCCGTCGAGCTACACGGTCGACGAGGCGTTCGATCTCACCTTCTCCGAGCTCTACTGGGCGGCGCCCGGCGACCTGGACGGCCAGTCGACCAGCACGGTCGTCTACTCGGAGCCGACCACCATCGGCACCTCGACGATCGCCGGCGGGTCGGTGACCACCACGATCGGCGCCGAGTACACCACCGACCCGCACACGGTCGCGCTGCTGGACGGCTACGGCCGCGTGCTGTCGGCCGCGACGCTCGACGGCGGCGCCGCCGCTCCCGAGGCCGAGCCGACGGCGACCCCGACCGCGACTCCGACGCCGGTGGCCGTGGCCCCGGTCTCGAACAGCGGATCGAAGCCGGGCGCGAAGCCCGGCGCGCACCTGGCGGAGACCGGCGTCGAGGCCGGCTCGATCGCCCTGCTGGCGAGCGGCCTTCTCGCCGCGGGCCTCGGCGGACTCGTTCTGGCACGCCGCCGCCGCGCGAGCGCCTGA
- a CDS encoding LPXTG cell wall anchor domain-containing protein: MNRSTRPLRPLLGCALAATAAVGLALTIAAPASADTPYDPLDWQDAILFNGGGISIDAGPEYAGYDVFVQAQLPVGARGSRGEWVLKKASLDAEGDALVHNFAGPLNLYFFSPSSPEVGLELPEPAATAAIYRNEEIAYDVDPAAGTAVVDGDVPSVTPPALENFEIYLADFTDASVAPSSYLVGESFDLTFSDLYWATEGDLDGLATSTVIYSEPTTIGTSAIADGAVTTTIGAEYTTEPHTLALMDDYGRVLASATLDGGAAAGSEPVGTTEPTTPSATPVAAAPASSTGSKPGGPRLAETGLEGGATALLGSALLLAGGAGLVVARRRRARA; this comes from the coding sequence ATGAACCGCTCGACCCGCCCGCTCCGCCCGCTCCTCGGCTGCGCTCTCGCCGCGACGGCCGCCGTGGGCCTCGCCCTGACCATCGCCGCACCGGCCTCGGCCGACACGCCCTACGACCCGCTGGACTGGCAGGACGCGATCCTCTTCAACGGCGGCGGCATCTCGATCGACGCCGGCCCCGAGTACGCCGGCTACGACGTCTTCGTCCAGGCGCAGCTGCCGGTCGGCGCCCGCGGGAGCCGCGGCGAGTGGGTCCTCAAGAAGGCGTCGCTCGACGCGGAGGGCGACGCCCTCGTCCACAACTTCGCCGGCCCGCTCAACCTGTACTTCTTCAGCCCGAGCTCGCCCGAGGTCGGGCTCGAGCTCCCGGAGCCCGCCGCGACCGCGGCGATCTACCGCAATGAGGAGATCGCGTACGACGTCGACCCGGCGGCGGGGACCGCGGTCGTCGACGGCGACGTCCCCTCCGTCACGCCGCCGGCCCTCGAGAACTTCGAGATCTACCTCGCCGACTTCACCGACGCGTCGGTCGCGCCCTCGAGCTACCTGGTGGGCGAGAGCTTCGACCTGACCTTCTCGGACCTGTACTGGGCGACCGAGGGCGATCTCGACGGCCTGGCCACCAGCACCGTGATCTACTCCGAGCCGACCACGATCGGCACCTCCGCGATCGCCGACGGCGCCGTGACCACCACCATCGGCGCCGAGTACACGACCGAGCCGCACACCCTCGCCCTGATGGACGACTACGGTCGCGTGCTCGCGAGCGCCACCCTCGACGGCGGCGCTGCCGCGGGTTCCGAGCCCGTGGGCACCACCGAGCCGACCACCCCGTCCGCCACCCCCGTCGCCGCGGCACCTGCCTCGAGCACCGGATCGAAGCCGGGCGGACCCCGCCTGGCCGAGACCGGCCTCGAGGGCGGGGCCACCGCACTGCTGGGCTCGGCCCTCCTCCTGGCGGGCGGAGCCGGACTCGTCGTGGCGCGCCGTCGGCGCGCGAGAGCCTGA
- a CDS encoding LCP family protein: protein MLASSVLPGIGHRMLGRPRAAAVRAGLAVLVVLGIALGAWTAVSDPAALVGAATDTRVLLLLGAVGALIGLLWISGPIAAALLARRTAVPRAALVLVTALAVLAPLGATTWWVSTVAAQHRLLTAVSASGRGLEPVDGRYTILLMGLDDDPLRDQVLLPDSLTVVSVDAVTGRSVLLGVPRTAANFLYPPGSALAAALPEGTRCLAGCGVNHTYQYGLEHPELYPGSADPGADAVREAVSGYTGLPVQATVSIRMTGFVELIDALGGVSVVVGRPVLQAGVPDDGSGRPVEYGPPIEAGLQHLDGSEALWFARSRVNTSDADRSERQGCLQAALFRQADPLTVLTRFQAIARAGGENVSTSLPAESLPALARLAVSAREHPLLRVELGLPLTLPEQPDIDLVHRTVAEAIAGTGEQDAATIEVPPADAPLEVPAAAAAAPVDPDAAEPACSVP from the coding sequence GTGCTCGCCTCCTCCGTGCTGCCCGGAATCGGGCACCGGATGCTCGGCCGACCGCGAGCGGCCGCCGTCCGCGCCGGCCTCGCCGTGCTCGTCGTGCTGGGCATCGCCCTCGGCGCCTGGACCGCGGTCTCCGATCCGGCAGCACTCGTCGGGGCCGCGACCGACACCCGCGTCCTGCTGCTGCTCGGCGCGGTCGGCGCGCTGATCGGCCTGCTCTGGATCTCCGGCCCGATCGCCGCCGCCCTGCTCGCCCGGCGCACCGCGGTGCCGCGGGCGGCCCTCGTGCTCGTCACCGCGCTGGCCGTGCTCGCGCCCCTCGGGGCGACGACCTGGTGGGTCTCGACCGTCGCCGCGCAGCACCGCCTGCTGACGGCGGTCTCGGCCTCCGGACGCGGCCTGGAGCCCGTCGACGGCCGCTACACGATCCTGCTGATGGGCCTCGACGACGACCCCCTGCGCGACCAGGTCCTCCTGCCCGACTCCCTCACCGTCGTCAGCGTCGACGCCGTGACGGGGCGCAGCGTGCTGCTCGGCGTCCCGCGCACCGCCGCCAACTTCCTCTACCCGCCCGGCTCGGCCCTGGCGGCGGCCCTGCCCGAGGGGACCCGCTGCCTCGCCGGCTGCGGCGTCAACCACACCTACCAGTACGGGCTCGAGCACCCGGAGCTCTACCCCGGCAGCGCGGACCCGGGCGCGGACGCCGTGCGGGAGGCGGTCAGCGGCTACACGGGGCTGCCCGTGCAGGCGACGGTGTCGATCCGGATGACCGGCTTCGTCGAGCTCATCGACGCGCTGGGCGGCGTCTCGGTCGTGGTCGGCCGCCCGGTCCTCCAGGCGGGCGTGCCCGACGACGGCAGCGGACGACCCGTCGAGTACGGTCCGCCGATCGAGGCGGGACTCCAGCACCTCGACGGCAGCGAGGCGCTCTGGTTCGCCCGGTCGCGGGTGAACACCTCCGACGCCGACCGGTCCGAGCGGCAGGGCTGCCTGCAGGCCGCGCTGTTCCGCCAGGCCGACCCTCTGACGGTTCTGACGCGCTTCCAGGCGATCGCCCGGGCCGGCGGCGAGAACGTCTCGACGAGTCTCCCGGCCGAGTCGCTGCCGGCCCTCGCCCGGCTCGCCGTCTCGGCCCGCGAGCACCCCCTCCTGCGCGTCGAGCTCGGCCTGCCGCTGACCCTGCCCGAGCAGCCCGACATCGATCTGGTCCACCGGACCGTCGCCGAGGCGATCGCCGGGACCGGCGAGCAGGACGCCGCGACGATCGAGGTGCCGCCGGCGGACGCTCCCCTCGAGGTGCCCGCCGCCGCCGCCGCCGCCCCGGTGGACCCGGACGCGGCGGAGCCCGCCTGCAGCGTTCCGTGA
- a CDS encoding pirin family protein, giving the protein MSDLEKHPEEHPVPSARSTAVEAPAVEAPAVEILEARLVPLGGPRAIEVRRTLPQRSRSTIGAWCFADHYGPVHLGEEAGMDVPPHPHTGLQTVSWLFEGEIDHRDSVGSHQLVRPGELNLMTAGRGISHSEVSTGAEPVLHGVQLWVALPEEARLGEPFFEHHRGVRVELPGATAQVFIGELLGASVPASVFTPLVAAQLDLEPGARVEIPLEAAWEHGVLVDAGPLEVDGVDVPRSDLAYLAPGRDVLVLTAGDEGARVVLIGGEPFPDQLVMWWNFVGRSHDDVAAARERWQSDVIAGGDADGPFGTVADYPGRALPAPTLPTVRLKPRRRA; this is encoded by the coding sequence ATGAGCGACCTCGAGAAGCACCCGGAGGAGCACCCGGTGCCCTCCGCCCGCAGCACCGCCGTCGAGGCTCCCGCCGTCGAGGCCCCTGCGGTCGAGATCCTCGAGGCGCGCCTGGTGCCGCTCGGCGGCCCCCGCGCGATCGAGGTGCGCCGCACGCTCCCCCAGCGCTCGCGCTCCACGATCGGCGCCTGGTGCTTCGCCGACCACTACGGTCCGGTGCACCTCGGCGAGGAGGCGGGAATGGACGTCCCGCCGCACCCGCACACCGGGCTGCAGACGGTCAGCTGGCTCTTCGAGGGCGAGATCGACCACCGCGACAGCGTCGGGAGCCACCAGCTGGTGCGCCCGGGCGAGCTCAATCTGATGACCGCCGGGCGCGGCATCTCGCACTCCGAGGTCTCCACCGGCGCCGAGCCCGTCCTGCACGGTGTGCAGCTCTGGGTCGCGCTGCCCGAGGAGGCGCGCCTGGGCGAGCCGTTCTTCGAGCACCACCGCGGCGTGCGGGTGGAGCTGCCCGGTGCGACGGCGCAGGTCTTCATCGGCGAGCTGCTCGGCGCCTCCGTGCCCGCGAGCGTGTTCACCCCGCTCGTCGCCGCTCAGCTCGACCTCGAGCCGGGCGCCCGCGTCGAGATCCCGCTCGAGGCGGCGTGGGAGCACGGAGTGCTGGTCGACGCCGGCCCGCTCGAGGTGGACGGCGTCGACGTCCCCCGCTCCGACCTCGCCTACCTCGCCCCGGGCCGCGACGTGCTGGTGCTGACGGCCGGCGACGAGGGCGCCCGGGTGGTCCTGATCGGCGGCGAGCCGTTCCCCGACCAGCTGGTGATGTGGTGGAACTTCGTCGGCCGCAGCCACGACGATGTCGCCGCCGCGCGCGAGCGCTGGCAGAGCGACGTGATCGCGGGCGGCGACGCCGACGGGCCGTTCGGCACGGTCGCGGACTACCCGGGGCGGGCACTGCCGGCGCCGACCCTGCCGACCGTCCGGCTGAAGCCGCGCCGACGCGCCTGA